The Corynebacterium halotolerans YIM 70093 = DSM 44683 region AGAAGCTCGCCCCCGGGGCGCGGGCCTGGTTCGCCGCCGGCCAGCTGACCCCGGAGCCGGCGCACCTGATCGCCCTGCAGGCCCTCGAGCTGACCCCGCTGCTCGCGCTCGACATGCGGGTCGGCCAGGGCACCGGGGCGCTGGCCGCGCTTCCGCTGCTCTCGGTGGCCGTCGAGCTGGTGGCCGACGAATTCGCCGCGCGGGCGGAGGAACGGGCCCAATCGGGCTCGCACCGCTACGAGGGCTGACCGCGGCCACGACTCCCCTCAACGGCAACGGCCCCGGCCCGCCACCTGGTTCTCAGGTGCGGGCCGGGGCCGTGGGTGTCTCTCTGGGTGGGAAACCTGCGCCGGTGCGGTCGGGTGTCCTACTTCGCCGGAACCAGGGTGTGGAGCCAGCCGTGGATGTCCTCGGCCTCGCCGCGCTGGATGGCGGTCAGGCGCTCGCGCATGGCCATGGTCACCGCGCCGGCCTCGTTGTTGTTGACCAGGTACTCGCCGTCGTTGGACAGCACGCGGCCGACCGGGGTGATCACGGCGGCGGTGCCGCAGGCCATGGCCTCGGTCATCGCTCCGGAGGCGGCGTCGTCGCGCCACTCGTCGGTGGAGATGCGGCGTTCCTCGACGTCGTGGCCGAGGTCGCGGGCGACCTGCAGCAGGGAGTCGCGGGTCACGCCGGGCAGGAGGGAACCGGACAACGCCGGGGTGACCACCTTCGCGTCCGCACCGGAGCCGTAGACGAACATGAGGTTCATGCCGCCCATCTCCTCGATGTACCGGTGCTCGATGGCGTCCAGCCACACGACCTGGTCGCAGCCCTTCTCCTCCGCCTGGGCCTGGGCCAGCAGAGAGGCGGCGTAGTTGCCGGCGAACTTCGCGGCGCCGGTGCCACCGGGGGCGGCGCGGACGTAGTCCTCGCTCAGCCACACCGAGACCGGCTTGACGCCACCGGTGAAGTAGGCGCCCGACGGGGAGGCGATGACGATGAAGCGGTAGGCGTTCGCCGGGGAGACACCCAGCGAGACCTCGGTGGAGATCATGAACGGGCGGATGTAGAGGCTGGCCTCGCCGCCGGCGGCGGGCACCCACTCGGAGTCGATGTCGACGAGCAGGCGGATGGCCTCGATGAAGTCCTCGACCGGCAGCGGCGGCATGGCCATGCGCTCGGCGGAGCGCTGCATGCGCTGCGCGTTCTCCTCCGGGCGGAAGGTGGCGATGGCGCCGTCCGGCTGGCGGTAGGCCTTGATGCCCTCGAAGATGGCCTGTCCGTAGTGGAACACGGTGGTCGCCGGGTCCATCGGGATGGCCTGGTAGG contains the following coding sequences:
- a CDS encoding branched-chain amino acid aminotransferase — its product is MTSLNFTVNRTEAPTSPEERADILANPRFGKNFTDHMVTIDWTEEDGWHNAQVGPYQAIPMDPATTVFHYGQAIFEGIKAYRQPDGAIATFRPEENAQRMQRSAERMAMPPLPVEDFIEAIRLLVDIDSEWVPAAGGEASLYIRPFMISTEVSLGVSPANAYRFIVIASPSGAYFTGGVKPVSVWLSEDYVRAAPGGTGAAKFAGNYAASLLAQAQAEEKGCDQVVWLDAIEHRYIEEMGGMNLMFVYGSGADAKVVTPALSGSLLPGVTRDSLLQVARDLGHDVEERRISTDEWRDDAASGAMTEAMACGTAAVITPVGRVLSNDGEYLVNNNEAGAVTMAMRERLTAIQRGEAEDIHGWLHTLVPAK